A segment of the Candidatus Andeanibacterium colombiense genome:
TTGGGGGGAATCCGGCATGCCCGGGCCTAGGTCTATTTTCATTTCGGGCGGGGGCTCGGGCATTGGCCGCGCGATCGCGCGGCACTTCGCCGCGCGCGGCTGGTTCGTCGGGCTCGGCGACATCAACCCCGCGGGCATGGCCGGCACAGCGAATGCGCTGCCGCAGGGCGCGTTCTCGAAGCATCCGCTCGACGTGTGCAGCGCAGAACAATGGCGCCTGGCGCTGGCGGACTTCGCGAAGGCCGCCGGCGGCCGGATCGACGTGGTGGTCAACAACGCCGGGATCTCCCACGGCGGCCTGCTGACCGAATTGAGCGAAGCCCAGATCGATCGGGTGATCGACGTGAACTTTCGCGGCTCGGTCCACGGCGCGCGCGCCGCATATCCCTGGCTCAAGGCCGGCGCGCCGGGCAGCTGCCTGCTCAACGTCGCCAGCGCCTCGGCGATCTACGGGGTTG
Coding sequences within it:
- a CDS encoding SDR family oxidoreductase, with translation MPGPRSIFISGGGSGIGRAIARHFAARGWFVGLGDINPAGMAGTANALPQGAFSKHPLDVCSAEQWRLALADFAKAAGGRIDVVVNNAGISHGGLLTELSEAQIDRVIDVNFRGSVHGARAAYPWLKAGAPGSCLLNVASASAIYGVAGMAIYSATKFALRSLTEALDVEWHADGIAVRSLMPSYIDTPMLLQPASPNSTRTKRETVVAAGLELTPVEAVAEAAWDAVHGRKVHTLVGRTARSIALLTRWAPGLVRNRSLKVARERLARGG